One genomic segment of Hordeum vulgare subsp. vulgare chromosome 2H, MorexV3_pseudomolecules_assembly, whole genome shotgun sequence includes these proteins:
- the LOC123427602 gene encoding cysteine-rich and transmembrane domain-containing protein WIH2-like, producing MSYPPPGTAYPPPAQQQQAYPPPGNGYGYPPPGQEQQQQQQAYPPPAYGAPPPVAADYYQPKDGGAYPQQQPAYGAPPPPVAASYYPPQQQAPPPPESQSRGSDGFWKGCCAAICCCCLLDMCL from the exons ATGAGCTACCCGCCGCCGGGCACCGCGTACCCTCCGCCGGCCCAGCAGCAGCAGGCGTACCCGCCGCCGGGCAACGGTTACGGCTACCCTCCTCCGggccaggagcagcagcagcagcagcaggcgtaCCCTCCGCCGGCGTACGGCGCGCCGCCGCCCGTCGCCGCCGACTACTACCAGCCCAAGGACGGCGGCGCGTACCCGCAGCAGCAGCCGGCGTacggcgcgccgccgccgcccgtcgccgCCAGCTACTACCCGCCGCAGCAgcaggccccgccgccgccggagtcGCAGAGCCGCGGCAGCGACGGCTTCTGGAAAGGATG CTGCGCCgcaatctgctgctgctgcctgcTCGACATGTGCCTCTGA
- the LOC123427601 gene encoding lecithin-cholesterol acyltransferase-like 4, with the protein MSVLEDLIRAIELWLRIAKEQVPLVDPSLDPVLLVPGIGGSILEAVDEAGNKERVWVRILAADHECREKLWAQFDASTGKTVSVDEKIRITVPEDRYGLYAIDTLDPDLIIGDDSVYYYHDMIVQMIKWGYQEGKTLFGFGYDFRQSNRLSETLDKFSKKLESVYTASGGKKINLITHSMGGLLVKCFMSLHGDVFEKYVKSWIAIAAPFQGAPGYINSALLNGMSFVEGWQSKFFISKWTMQQLLIECPSIYELLASSTYHWEDTPLLQIWRESLDDNGKKSAILESYEPDEAIKMIQKALSKHEIISDGNHIPLPLNEDILIWAKETQDILSQAKLPKSVKFYNIYGIDYETAHTVCYGSKRHPVSNLSHLLYTQGKYICVDGDGSVPAESAKADGLDAVARIGVAADHRGIVCDHHVFRIVQHWLHAGEPDPFYNPLNDYVILPTIYEVEKHHEKRGDVTSVREDWEIISHTDGDEAKRPAELPAMVGALSASREGKDGLLDEAQATVVVHPESGGRQHVEVRAVGVSHGG; encoded by the exons ATGTCGGTGCTGGAGGACTTGATCCGGGCGATCGAGCTGTGGCTGCGGATCGCCAAGGAGCAGGTGCCGCTGGTGGACCCCAGCCTCGACCCGGTGCTGCTCGTGCCCGGCATCGGCGGCTCTATCCTCGAGGCCGTGGACGAGGCCGGGAACAAGGAGCGGGTGTGGGTGCGCATCCTCGCCGCCGACCACGAGTGCCGCGAGAAGCTCTGGGCGCAGTTCGATGCCTCCACCG GCAAAACTGTCTCTGTGGATGAGAAAATACGCATCACTGTCCCTGAGGATAGGTATGGATTGTACGCCATCGACACACTGGACCCAGACCTG ATTATTGGTGACGACAGTGTTTACTACTATCACGACATGATAGTGCAAATGATTAAATGGGGATATCAAGAAGGCAAAACTCTGTTTGGATTTGGTTACGATTTCCGCCAAAGTAACAG GCTTTCGGAAACACTTGACAAATTTTCTAAAAAACTAGAGTCAGTATACACAGCTTCAGGAGGAAAAAAGATCAATCTAATAACACATTCAATGGGGGGATTGCTTGTTAAATGCTTCATGTCTCTTCATGGTGAT GTCTTTGAAAAATATGTGAAGAGTTGGATTGCAATTGCTGCACCATTTCAAG GTGCGCCTGGGTACATAAATAGTGCTCTGCTGAATGGAATGTCTTTTGTGGAAGGATGGCAATCCAAATTCTTCATTTCCAAATGGACCATGCAGCAATTG TTAATTGAATGCCCATCAATATACGAGTTGTTGGCTAGCTCAACCTACCACTGGGAAGATACACCATTGCTACAGATCTGGAGAGAGAGCTTAGATGACAATGGCAAGAAAAGTGCCATACTGGAGTCGTATGAACCAGATGAGGCAATAAAGATGATTCAAAAAGCTCTTTCCAAGCATGAG ATTATCTCTGATGGAAATCACATTCCTCTGCCTCTTAATGAGGATATATTAATATGGGCGAAGGAAACTCAAGATATCTTATCCCAGGCAAAGCTTCCAAAATCAGTGAAGTTCTACAATATTTACGGGATTGATTATGAGACTGCTCATACTGTTTG CTACGGGAGCAAACGCCACCCTGTTTCAAATCTTAGTCACCTCTTATATACTCAG GGTAAATACATCTGTGTTGATGGTGATGGATCCGTTCCCGCAGAATCAGCAAAG GCGGACGGCCTTGATGCAGTGGCGAGAATTGGGGTTGCTGCCGACCACCGAGGAATCGTGTGCGACCACCACGTGTTCCGCATAGTCCAGCACTGGCTGCACGCGGGCGAACCTGACCCATTCTACAACCCCCTCAATGACTATGTCATCCTGCCAACCATCTACGAGGTCGAGAAGCACCACGAGAAACGTGGCGACGTCACGTCGGTGAGGGAGGACTGGGAGATCATCTCCCACACTGACGGCGACGAGGCCAAAAGACCGGCCGAGCTCCCCGCCATGGTTGGTGCGCTGTCTGCATCTCGTGAGGGTAAGGATGGCCTGCTGGACGAGGCGCAGGCCACTGTGGTGGTCCACCCGGAGAGCGGAGGCCGGCAGCATGTGGAAGTCAGGGCTGTTGGAGTCAGCCACGGTGGCTAG